A region of the Stieleria neptunia genome:
GATGCAGTAATGAAGCTGCAAATTTTTGCCACCGGTCACGTTGATCACCAAACCGAACTCCACATCGACTTCGGCAGGGATGCGTGTCGTGGATTCCAGAAACGCTGGCAATTCCTTCGATCCGGAATCCCATTTGGAATACAGTCCATAGGTTCGGACGCTGACTTCCGGTTTTTGCTTGGCCATTGAATCATCATAGCCGATCGCCGTGCCCGCTCAACAAGTAGGAAGCGTTACATTGGGGCGGTAGGGTGTTAGCGGAATGGCGCGAGCCGTCCGGTGGCGTTTCAAAAACACCGTGAAAGACCGGAGGGCTTGCGCCCTGCCGCTAACGAACAACGGAAGAGCGGATGATGATCGATCGCTTGGCACCATCGAAACGACCTGTCGGGATGAACGCGGGAACGCAGCGTTGGGAATCGTTGTTGTTCTGCCACTGGGAAATCGATGCCGAAAGGCTGCGCCCGCATGTGCCCGAAACGCTGGATCTGGATACCTTTGACGGCCGTGCGTTCGTCGGCATCGTTCCGTTCAAAATGCGGAACATCCGACCGTCCTGGCTGCCCCGCCGGTTCGCGTTTAACTTTTTGGAAACCAACGTCCGAACCTACGTGACGCACAACGATCGGCCGGGGGTTTACTTCTTTTCGCTCGATGCGAGTTCCCGATTGGCGGTGATCGCGGCGCGCATCGGTTGGTCCCTGCCCTACTTTTTCGCCCAGATGTCGGCGCACGGCTCCGGTGACGAACACCGATACCGGAGCGCTCGGCGTGGTGGCGCCGCGGAGCACCGGGTGTCGTTCCGAGTGGCGGAACATTTGGGGCCCTCGGTTCCTGAATCGCTGGAGCACTTTTTGTTCGAACGCTACCTGCTGTTTGTCGAAAAGCGGGGGCGGGTGTTTTGTGGCCAAGTCCATCATGATCCCTATGACGTCTGGACCGCAGAGGTCACCGAGTTCGCGGACCAACTGATCACCGCGGCCGGTTTGCCGAAACTTGGTGAACGTCCAACCCTGGCGCACTACTCCCCCGGCGTCGACGTGGAAGTTTTCTCGATTCGGGAGTAATGCGTGGTCATGCCCCTTAATCCTTTTGTAGTGGGATAGGCTTCCAGCCTGTCATTTCAGCGTCGACGAGCCTGGAAGCCTATCCCACTTATTTTCCGAGCGTTGCTTACTTGCCGATCGATTGCAGGTAGGCCGCCGTCAAATCCTTGTCGACACGGATATGGTGGTCGCGAAGGGACGGAAAGACTTTGCCTTGGGCGGTGTTCATGAACATGTTCTCGGTCGCGCCCGCGGGCATGTGGCAATCGATGCAATTGTCGCTCAATTGCGGCCCGAGCGTGGACTCCATGCCGCAATCGGATGGCTGGTGACATTTGAGGCAGCGCTGTGAAAACAGTTCGCGATCGCCCCGTTCACTTTGGTGCGGATTGTGGCAGGTGGTGCATGTCATTTCGGTTTCATTGAAGCACGGACTTTTCGACAATCGAACCAATTGGTTGCTGGAATGAACTCCCCCGGGCAGGTCTGCCTGCGGCGGGTGATAATGATCCATCAAATCGTCACCGGGCCGAAACTGATATGGGGCGCCTTTGAGTTTTGGGTTCCCGAAATGGCACTGGCCACAGATGTCCAACTGTTGTTGCCGCGAGAGTGACGTGGGTTGGGTGATGAATCGCGGCGTCTTCTCATCGGGATTGGATTGATGGTGCCGAACGTGGTCGCGGCCCGGCCCGTGGCAGCGCTCACAGGAGATTCCCAAGATCAGGGATTCGGGGGTGTAATGGTTCGGTGGTCGGCGGACGTCCGCCCATGTGGTGTGGCATTCCAAGCAGCGGTTGGTGACCGGCCTGTTGTAGATCGCTTGGCCGTCAGGATATCCCGGGCTGTTGACCCAATCGTCGGTACCGGTGATGTAGGACACATTCATCTGGAACAGGCCGTCGTCGTGCCAATACAGATAAGTCTGGCCGAGCTTTGATGATCCGGTCACCACATCAAACGGGACGTCGCATTTCCAACCGTAGAACGAGACCTGTTGAAACAGCCGTTGATCACGTTCCAGCATCTTGAACCACAATCCTTGGCTGTTCGTCTTCAAGACGTTTTGTCCCGGTTGAAACGAACCGGCAATCGACGTTCGGCTGGCCGCCGCACTGGTCCGGTGGTGCGCGGTGTGGACGAACGAGGCGTGGCGGTCTTGATGGCATGACTGGCACGCATCGGCACCCAGAAAACCGGGGTTCTCGTTGACCGGTTCCAGGTCGTTGCTGGGGCTGGGAATCTGCACCGGCCGATACGGCAGCAACAGTTCGCTTTCGGCGCCGCGTTTGCCGACAAACCACGTTCCGCCCGGCTCAAGATCGACGATGAAGTCTCCCGGCGGCGAATGGTTTTGCGTCCGGTTGGGATCCAGGGGCGGATCGTTTTCCCATCCGCCAGACGGTTCCAGTTTGTCCAGCAAGCGCGCCGCGTCCTGCTCGGCGTCGTTTCGAGAGTTGACGTAGACGATCCCTCCGATCAGCAGAACCGACAATCCGAACAGCAGGCTTTTTCGCATGTTGATTGATGCCTCCGGTGAGGCATTCGCGACGGGAGGAGCAGGATGCGTGTGTCCATTGTATCGGTCGGATCTGACCAGTGGGATAGGCTTCCGGCCTGTCATTCCGGCATCGACAGGCCGCGAGGCCACTTCGATTCGGCAATCGCCGGCGGTCAGAGCGGAAAATCTGGCGGCTCGTCGTACAGGGGCAAGAACCGGTAGTAGACCTCCAGCGTCAGCGCACACATCGCGGTCGTGTAGACGCGTCCCCCGACATCGCCCCATCGGTCGCGAAAGTGCCAACTGCCGGCTTCATGTCCTTCGGTCGCCTGGGTGCGCACCAAGTGATCACGCAATCGATCATTCCATGATTCCCATTGACGGTGTCGAAAATGGTGCAGTGCCAGCGTCGCGTAGTAGTCATGGTAAACATTGGTCAGCGTCGGGCCTTCTTCGGCCAGCTTGTCGATCGCTTCGTCGAACAGGCTGTGGCCGGGCGTTTGTCCCAGATAGATCAACAGCGTCAGGGCAATCGCGGTGGTTGTTTTTTCCGCTTCCGGCGTGCGATAACCGAACTGAAACTCGGGCCCCTGGCGAACACTCATCAAGAATTCTTTCGCGCGGGAGAACGTATCGCTGCGTGTTTGGATGCCGGCCTTGCGGGCCCCGATCAACGACAGGATCTGCCAGCCGGTCAGCGTCGTATCGCCGGGGCTTCCCGGCGTATATCCCCAGGATCCGTTGTCATGTTGTGCGATCACGGTAAACCGTGCGCCCTGTTTGGCGTAGTGGAGCAAGTCGGAATCGAAGCGGTCCTCGTGCTTGGTCATCCCCAGGGCCTCGGAGATGGCCATCAGCGCAATGCCATGCCCATACATGCTGCCACCTTGTTGCCAGTCGTATCCGAACTGGGATTCCGCCGCGGTGCTTCGCAAATAGTACACCCCACGTTGGACCACGTCCTGATAGGGTCCGACTTCGGGGGTGTACCCGGCGCCCAAGAATGCCAGCAGCGCCAATCCCGTCGCGGCGGTGGACGGAGTCGGCGTATCATCGTTTGCCTTCCTGCCGTTTCGACAACGCCCGTCGCACGGCGACAAACGCAGATCGAACGACCATGAACCATCGTCACGCTGATGATTCGCCAACCAGCGCAAGGCGTTTTCGACGGCCGTCTCGCTCTGTCGCGTGGCGCCGTATCGATCGCCGTACTTTTTCCGGCCCTCCGGCGTCCGCGCCGACAGACCGCCTCCGCCCAGAAAGACGACTTGCTCGGCCGCCGTGGTGGATCCGCCGGTTTGCAGTCCCACCAACGCATTGTCATCCACGATCGACGCTTGCTGGGGCGCGACCACGGACGCATTGGCGACGTTTTCACTGACGATGGAAAGATCCACTTCCACCGGCAAATCCTGCTGTTCGTTCTGATTGTCCGCCGTCGCCTCGGCCAGCGTCACACTTTCCAGTGGCGTGTTGGACTCGGGCCCGGACCAGGCGCCTTCGATCAACAGGCCACGCTCGGTGCCGCCGATCCGGTATGTCAACAACGCCAGGATGATCAGGAACAGCAAATGCAATGCGGCGCTGGCCAGCCAGGACGAATTGCGCTTCGTCGCCAGCCGGGCAAAGATCCCGCGGGGAACCTCTTCGCCGGTCGCATTCGGATCAACCGCCGGGCCGGCGGCGTTCTGCTCGCGCCGCGGATTGATCGGTGGCCCGGCGACTGGTGGCCCGGCGACTGGTGGCGCCTCAGCCGGTGGCGCCACGGCAGGTGGCCCGGCACGCCGATCGGATGACCGCTCGCTCCCGATCGGAGCATCACGCCATCGTGCGTTGGGATCGGTCAGAGCGGTTTTGCGGGTCACGGCGGGCCGAACTGGCTGACGGAGTTGGCCGCAAGAAACAAACAGCGGCAGCGCTCGATTATAGCTCGCCGCTAAAACGGGGCCGCGAACTGCCAGGAGAGCTGGCGATGAGAAGTCGGGGACGGGGCTTTACGGCTCGAGATCATTCGATGGCGCAAACGAACCCTCCCCTCGCCGTGAGTGACCTTCCCGCCAGGAGAGTGGCCTCAGCGTTCGTCCCATCCCGTCAGCGCAGACGCCTAACGCGGTGTTGTTTGTCGGCGGTCGGGCGGAAGCGTTCTGTCGATTGAGTGAGCCGCGACGCGTAAGCGGCCGGGCACTGCGGCGTCGCCCGAGGCCTTACGGCCTGCGGCTCACGGTTGACCCAACCTCTCCATCTCAATCGCCCGATTCCGCAAAACTCCTTGAGTGCCCAAGCGCCTAGCGGGGCCCGGCTACAGCTCGGCGGGGGCCGACACCACGGCGTCGTCCGTCACCGGAATGGAGTCCTTGGCGGTTTGGCGGCTGTCGAACAACGTCGCCATGATGAACAGCCCGACGAAGACAAACGAACCGATGAAACAGATGATGTTGAAGGGTTTGTCCCAGGCCAAGTGCATGAAGATCGCACCGACCAGGACCGCTTTGATCGTCGCGATCACCATCACGATCAGCACGTCAAGGCTGCCGAAATTGAAACTCGCCTGAGCGACCGTCAGCACCGTCAGCAGCGTCAACACCAGGAAGGTGCCGGCCAACAGCGGCAGCGGAAGCGGGTGTGCGAAGTCGTAGCCTTCCTGAGCGTTTTCGTGAGCAGACATGACAAAAGGATCTTCAGAGAGTGTTTCGTTGATGGTTGGGCCCGTCAGCGGGCATGGATGGTCATTGGTCGCCGCCGATCGTCGGCGACCCTACGCGGAAACGACGTTATCGAATCAGATACATCAAGGGGAACAAGTAGATCCAAATCATGTCGACGATGTGCCAGTACAACCCGACGTAATCGACCGGACCGAAGTAGTTGCGGTTGAAGTCCATGCGAATCGAACGGACCAACAACCAAACCATAACGCCGATGCCGGCAAGAATGTGAATGGCGTGAATCCCGGTCATGCAGTAGTAGATGCTGAAGAACACACCGGCTCGGCTGGGACGCAGCACGTTTTCGGGAGCGGAAGCCACCGTCGCCGAGGCGTCGTCGCTGACGTCATACAGGATCCCCCCGCCGGATCGCTCTGATTGTGCTTTGCGAGCGGCCAATTCGTCTTGCAGACCCGTGTTGGTGGAATCCGATGCGAGACGCTCCAGCACAGCCAGATCGGCGCTGTCGTCGGTCATCGCTCCGGCGGCGGGCAAGGTAACGACCGCTGCAGCAGTCGGCGCTTCGTGCTCGGCGTGTTCCTCAGCCTCGCCGTGCGAATGTTCTTCACCGTGCTCGGCTGCCACGCCATCGGCAGAGGCCACGACCGCGTGGTCGTCTTCATGATGTCCTGCGTCGCCACCGCTTTCCAGGATCGTTCCCAGGCCGACACCGACGAAGAAGCAGAGGCAAACCACCATCAGCGGCTTGGCACACTCCAGTTGAAACTTCGCCCCGCGGAGGAAGCTGACGACCAACCAGATGGCCACGCCGATCGTGATCAGCACGAACGGGGCACAGATATAGGCCAGGTAATTGGGGCCACCGACCGGGTGCGGATTGCTGGGGTCGTAACTGAACAGACCCGCCGGCAACAGCCCCAGGTGCCACTTGTGGGAGTATTCGATCGCTTTGACGCCCAAGAAGACCGTCGCGCAGGACAGGGTGGTGGCCAGCATCACGGTCAGCAGCTTGTGCTGTTCCTTTTGGGCACAGCGAACGCCCCACGCCATCGTGAAGGAACTGAACAACAGCACGCCGGTGTTGATCGCACCAAGCTTGGTGTTCAAGAACTGGCTGCAACCTTCGAACACTTCCGGCCGCCAAGAGCGGAAAATGGCATAGGCACAGAACATTCCACTAAAGAACAA
Encoded here:
- a CDS encoding cytochrome c oxidase subunit 3 codes for the protein MATTDAGLASDAHEQPGHGHSDHGHGDHDHPSYLAHHFDTPEQQFDSGKLGMWLFLVTEVLFFSGMFCAYAIFRSWRPEVFEGCSQFLNTKLGAINTGVLLFSSFTMAWGVRCAQKEQHKLLTVMLATTLSCATVFLGVKAIEYSHKWHLGLLPAGLFSYDPSNPHPVGGPNYLAYICAPFVLITIGVAIWLVVSFLRGAKFQLECAKPLMVVCLCFFVGVGLGTILESGGDAGHHEDDHAVVASADGVAAEHGEEHSHGEAEEHAEHEAPTAAAVVTLPAAGAMTDDSADLAVLERLASDSTNTGLQDELAARKAQSERSGGGILYDVSDDASATVASAPENVLRPSRAGVFFSIYYCMTGIHAIHILAGIGVMVWLLVRSIRMDFNRNYFGPVDYVGLYWHIVDMIWIYLFPLMYLIR
- a CDS encoding YqjF family protein, coding for MMIDRLAPSKRPVGMNAGTQRWESLLFCHWEIDAERLRPHVPETLDLDTFDGRAFVGIVPFKMRNIRPSWLPRRFAFNFLETNVRTYVTHNDRPGVYFFSLDASSRLAVIAARIGWSLPYFFAQMSAHGSGDEHRYRSARRGGAAEHRVSFRVAEHLGPSVPESLEHFLFERYLLFVEKRGRVFCGQVHHDPYDVWTAEVTEFADQLITAAGLPKLGERPTLAHYSPGVDVEVFSIRE
- a CDS encoding prenyltransferase/squalene oxidase repeat-containing protein, which codes for MTRKTALTDPNARWRDAPIGSERSSDRRAGPPAVAPPAEAPPVAGPPVAGPPINPRREQNAAGPAVDPNATGEEVPRGIFARLATKRNSSWLASAALHLLFLIILALLTYRIGGTERGLLIEGAWSGPESNTPLESVTLAEATADNQNEQQDLPVEVDLSIVSENVANASVVAPQQASIVDDNALVGLQTGGSTTAAEQVVFLGGGGLSARTPEGRKKYGDRYGATRQSETAVENALRWLANHQRDDGSWSFDLRLSPCDGRCRNGRKANDDTPTPSTAATGLALLAFLGAGYTPEVGPYQDVVQRGVYYLRSTAAESQFGYDWQQGGSMYGHGIALMAISEALGMTKHEDRFDSDLLHYAKQGARFTVIAQHDNGSWGYTPGSPGDTTLTGWQILSLIGARKAGIQTRSDTFSRAKEFLMSVRQGPEFQFGYRTPEAEKTTTAIALTLLIYLGQTPGHSLFDEAIDKLAEEGPTLTNVYHDYYATLALHHFRHRQWESWNDRLRDHLVRTQATEGHEAGSWHFRDRWGDVGGRVYTTAMCALTLEVYYRFLPLYDEPPDFPL
- a CDS encoding multiheme c-type cytochrome, whose product is MRKSLLFGLSVLLIGGIVYVNSRNDAEQDAARLLDKLEPSGGWENDPPLDPNRTQNHSPPGDFIVDLEPGGTWFVGKRGAESELLLPYRPVQIPSPSNDLEPVNENPGFLGADACQSCHQDRHASFVHTAHHRTSAAASRTSIAGSFQPGQNVLKTNSQGLWFKMLERDQRLFQQVSFYGWKCDVPFDVVTGSSKLGQTYLYWHDDGLFQMNVSYITGTDDWVNSPGYPDGQAIYNRPVTNRCLECHTTWADVRRPPNHYTPESLILGISCERCHGPGRDHVRHHQSNPDEKTPRFITQPTSLSRQQQLDICGQCHFGNPKLKGAPYQFRPGDDLMDHYHPPQADLPGGVHSSNQLVRLSKSPCFNETEMTCTTCHNPHQSERGDRELFSQRCLKCHQPSDCGMESTLGPQLSDNCIDCHMPAGATENMFMNTAQGKVFPSLRDHHIRVDKDLTAAYLQSIGK
- a CDS encoding cytochrome C oxidase subunit IV family protein; translated protein: MSAHENAQEGYDFAHPLPLPLLAGTFLVLTLLTVLTVAQASFNFGSLDVLIVMVIATIKAVLVGAIFMHLAWDKPFNIICFIGSFVFVGLFIMATLFDSRQTAKDSIPVTDDAVVSAPAEL